One Brevibacillus choshinensis genomic window carries:
- a CDS encoding GntR family transcriptional regulator — translation MAKYDTVRSDLAEKIEAYINQSGLSAHDKLPSERELSALWDVNRMTLRQAIERLVDEGILYSLHGSGTYVAPRKINRNLWQFLSFSDAMKESGLHTHTTVISFRKMEANKLLAKTFSILLGTEVVELVRIRHVENEPFALETIYLPSCLVPGLEQHDLEKQSLYAILREVYRIELTKSKQEISITYLTEEEASYLGVAPGDAAICTKVVTATEDKLPVEYTIEIARGDRCMFSTILK, via the coding sequence ATGGCAAAATACGATACGGTCCGTTCGGATCTAGCAGAAAAAATCGAAGCGTACATCAATCAATCCGGGCTAAGTGCCCATGACAAGCTGCCTTCTGAAAGAGAACTAAGCGCTCTCTGGGATGTGAACCGGATGACATTGCGCCAGGCGATCGAGCGTCTCGTCGATGAAGGAATCCTGTACAGCCTGCACGGCAGCGGAACGTATGTCGCTCCGCGGAAAATTAACAGAAATTTGTGGCAGTTCCTCTCTTTTTCCGACGCGATGAAAGAGTCTGGTCTGCACACTCATACTACCGTAATCTCCTTTCGAAAAATGGAAGCAAACAAGCTACTAGCGAAAACCTTCTCCATTTTACTGGGCACGGAAGTCGTGGAGCTGGTGAGGATCAGGCATGTCGAGAATGAACCATTTGCCTTGGAAACGATCTATCTTCCCTCCTGCTTGGTTCCTGGTCTCGAGCAGCATGATCTGGAAAAGCAATCTCTCTACGCCATCCTGCGGGAGGTTTACCGCATTGAGCTGACAAAGAGCAAACAGGAAATCAGCATCACCTACTTGACGGAGGAAGAGGCTTCTTACCTGGGAGTGGCACCGGGCGATGCCGCGATTTGCACCAAGGTTGTCACTGCGACGGAGGATAAGCTCCCTGTCGAGTACACCATTGAAATCGCCCGAGGAGACCGTTGCATGTTCAGTACGATCTTGAAGTGA
- a CDS encoding SIS domain-containing protein, translated as MLKFDSGLFLQAVGTDAIAEREKIERIVDEISAKGFSNLFLIGAGGTIAMMYPYEYLFKSSSTLEVHAEIAAEFMVMNHKHFSKDSVCIFASVSGTTKETVAAAQFCKERGATTIGLVANPETPLAEIVDYCISTGHEKHSFDTFFIHLYMLAFRFMRNNNEFPLYDQFAKEVALLPQALLRSMEAFENRAEAFAIRHKDTDYHMLVGAGSLWGNTYSYAMCILEEMQWIRSKSIHAAEFFHGTLELVEEDTSVILLKGEDETRPLVDRVEKFAEKITKELFIIDTKDFALEGISEEMRPYFGISVNWAVLNRISAYLERERNHPLETRRYYRKMEY; from the coding sequence ATGTTGAAATTTGATTCGGGGTTGTTCCTGCAAGCAGTGGGGACGGATGCGATTGCGGAGCGTGAAAAGATCGAGCGGATTGTCGACGAGATTTCCGCCAAAGGCTTTTCGAATCTTTTCCTAATCGGCGCGGGGGGAACCATCGCGATGATGTACCCTTATGAATACCTTTTCAAATCCAGCTCGACTCTGGAGGTTCACGCTGAAATTGCCGCAGAATTCATGGTCATGAACCATAAGCACTTCAGCAAAGATTCGGTCTGCATTTTTGCTTCTGTATCGGGAACAACCAAAGAAACGGTGGCTGCGGCGCAGTTCTGCAAGGAAAGAGGAGCCACGACGATCGGATTGGTGGCAAATCCGGAGACTCCGTTAGCCGAAATCGTCGATTACTGCATCTCGACGGGTCACGAAAAACATTCGTTCGATACCTTCTTCATCCACCTGTACATGCTCGCCTTCCGATTCATGCGCAACAACAACGAATTTCCCCTCTACGATCAGTTTGCCAAGGAGGTTGCGCTGCTCCCCCAAGCGCTGCTCCGTTCCATGGAGGCGTTTGAAAATCGGGCGGAAGCGTTCGCTATCAGACACAAGGACACGGATTACCACATGCTCGTCGGGGCAGGAAGCCTCTGGGGCAACACGTACTCCTATGCCATGTGCATTCTGGAGGAAATGCAGTGGATCCGGTCAAAATCCATTCATGCAGCGGAATTTTTCCATGGGACCCTGGAGCTGGTCGAGGAGGATACGAGCGTCATCCTGTTGAAAGGTGAAGATGAGACGCGCCCTCTCGTGGATCGCGTAGAGAAGTTTGCCGAGAAGATTACCAAAGAGCTGTTCATCATCGACACCAAGGATTTTGCACTGGAAGGGATCAGTGAAGAGATGAGGCCGTATTTTGGGATCAGCGTGAACTGGGCTGTGCTTAATCGCATCAGCGCATATCTGGAGCGTGAACGAAATCACCCGCTGGAAACCAGACGCTACTACCGAAAAATGGAGTACTGA
- a CDS encoding PfkB family carbohydrate kinase, which yields MKAIGFGDNVADVYLHTRTRYPGGNSVNFAVFAKQLGVSSAYLGVFGNDEIAAFIQEELTKIGIDLSRCVQLEGENGYAQVNLVDGDRVFVGGNGGGISTQYPPILDAADLNYLKEFSLIHSGCYASVEPELPKLRELEALVAFDFSEESKFRTDRYLQSVCPFIDFALFSGGRMTDTEIDGLAKRVSEHGVRHILVTRGSQGALFFSNDAPYVGAVEYVEPVDTMGAGDAFLTALLIHLVRSGWTKSQAPTPEAIQAGLQFAASFSAKTCLIDGAFGHGQQY from the coding sequence ATGAAAGCAATCGGGTTTGGGGACAACGTGGCAGACGTGTACTTGCATACGAGAACGCGCTATCCAGGGGGAAACTCCGTCAATTTCGCGGTCTTTGCCAAGCAGCTGGGAGTTTCCTCTGCCTATCTGGGGGTATTTGGCAATGATGAAATCGCAGCTTTCATCCAGGAAGAGCTGACAAAGATCGGCATCGACTTGTCCCGCTGCGTCCAGTTGGAGGGAGAAAACGGCTACGCGCAGGTCAACCTCGTCGATGGGGACAGAGTTTTCGTAGGGGGAAATGGTGGCGGTATCTCCACGCAATACCCGCCCATTTTGGACGCTGCCGATTTGAACTATCTGAAGGAATTTTCGCTGATCCATTCCGGCTGTTACGCCAGCGTTGAGCCCGAGCTTCCCAAGCTTCGGGAGCTTGAGGCCTTGGTCGCCTTTGATTTTTCTGAAGAATCCAAATTCCGCACGGACCGCTATTTGCAAAGCGTCTGTCCCTTCATCGATTTTGCGCTGTTTTCCGGCGGGAGAATGACCGACACCGAAATCGACGGGCTGGCAAAACGAGTCAGCGAACATGGCGTGCGTCACATCCTCGTCACCAGAGGTTCACAGGGCGCCCTTTTTTTCAGCAACGATGCTCCTTACGTCGGAGCAGTCGAATACGTGGAACCGGTGGACACCATGGGGGCGGGAGATGCCTTTTTGACGGCTTTATTGATCCACTTGGTACGATCGGGCTGGACCAAATCGCAAGCGCCGACTCCGGAAGCTATCCAAGCGGGGTTGCAGTTCGCTGCATCTTTTTCAGCGAAGACATGCTTGATTGATGGGGCGTTCGGGCATGGGCAGCAATATTAG